In Rattus norvegicus strain BN/NHsdMcwi chromosome 1, GRCr8, whole genome shotgun sequence, a genomic segment contains:
- the Cyp17a1 gene encoding steroid 17-alpha-hydroxylase/17,20 lyase isoform X1, whose protein sequence is MWELVGLLLLILAYFFWVKSKTPGAKLPRSLPSLPLVGSLPFLPRRGHMHVNFFKLQEKYGPIYSLRLGTTTTVIIGHYQLAREVLIKKGKEFSGRPQMVTQSLLSDQGKGVAFADAGSSWHLHRKLVFSTFSLFKDGQKLEKLICQEAKSLCDMMLAHDKESIDLSTPIFMSVTNIICAICFNISYEKKDPKLTAIKTFTEGIVDATGDRNLVDIFPWLTIFPNKGLEVIKGYAKVRNEVLTGIFEKCREKFDSQSISSLTDILIQAKMNSDNNNSCEGRDPDVFSDRHILATVGDIFGAGIETTTTVLKWILAFLVHNPEVKKKIQKEIDQYVGFSRTPTFNDRSHLLMLEATIREVLRIRPVAPMLIPHKANVDSSIGEFTVPKDTHVVVNLWALHHDENEWDQPDQFMPERFLDPTGSHLITPTQSYLPFGAGPRSCIGEALARQELFVFTALLLQRFDLDVSDDKQLPRLEGDPKVVFLIDPFKVKITVRQAWMDAQAEVST, encoded by the exons ATGTGGGAACTTGTGGGTCTCTTGCTGCTCATCCTAGCCTATTTCTTTTGGGTCAAGTCAAAGACGCCCGGTGCCAAGCTCCCCAGGAGCCTTCCATCCCTGCCCCTGGTGGGCAGTCTGCCGTTTCTCCCCAGACGTGGTCATATGCATGTCAACTTCTTCAAGCTACAGGAAAAGTATGGTCCCATCTATTCTCTTCGCCTGGGTACCACAACTACAGTGATCATCGGCCACTATCAGCTGGCCAGGGAGGTGCTCATCAAGAAGGGAAAAGAATTCTCTGGTCGGCCCCAGATG GTGACTCAAAGCCTCTTGTCGGACCAAGGGAAAGGCGTGGCCTTTGCAGATGCTGGTAGCTCCTGGCACCTGCACCGGAAGTTGGTGTTCAGCACCTTTTCCCTGTTCAAGGATGGCCAGAAACTGGAGAAGCTAA TCTGTCAGGAAGCCAAGTCACTGTGTGATATGATGCTGGCACACGACAAGGAGTCCATAGACCTGTCCACGCCTATCTTCATGTCAGTAACCAACATCATCTGTGCTATCTGCTTCAACATCTCTTATGAGAAAAAGGATCCAAAACTGACCGCCATAAAGACCTTTACTGAGGGTATCGTGGATGCCACGGGCGACAGAAATCTGGTGGACATATTCCCATGGTTGACG aTTTTTCCCAACAAAGGCTTGGAGGTGATAAAGGGTTATGCCAAAGTTCGAAATGAAGTACTGACTGGAATATTTGAAAAGTGCAGG GAGAAGTTCGACAGTCAGTCTATCTCCAGCCTGACGGACATTCTGATTCAAGCCAAGATGAATTCAGACAACAACAACAGCTGTGAAGGCCGGGACCCAGATGTGTTTTCAGATAGGCACATCCTTGCCACGGTGGGAGACATCTTTGGGGCGGGCATAGAGACAACTACCACTGTGCTCAAGTGGATCCTGGCTTTCCTGGTGCACAATCCTGAG GTGAAGAAGAAGATCCAAAAGGAGATTGACCAGTACGTAGGCTTCAGCCGAACACCAACTTTCAATGACCGGTCTCACCTCCTCATGCTGGAGGCCACTATCCGAGAAGTGCTGCGTATCAGGCCGGTGGCTCCCATGCTCATCCCCCACAAGGCTAACGTTGACTCCAG CATTGGAGAGTTTACTGTCCCCAAGGACACACATGTGGTCGTCAATCTCTGGGCACTGCATCACGATGAGAATGAATGGGACCAGCCAGATCAGTTCATGCCTG AACGCTTCTTAGATCCAACGGGAAGCCATCTCATTACACCCACGCAGAGTTACTTGCCCTTCGGAGCTGGTCCCCGATCCTGCATCGGAGAGGCTCTGGCCCGTCAGGAGCTCTTTGTCTTCACGGCCTTGCTACTGCAGAGGTTTGACTTGGATGTGTCAGATGATAAACAACTGCCCCGCCTGGAGGGTGATCCCAAGGTAGTCTTTCTGATCGACCCTTTCAAAGTAAAGATCACGGTGCGCCAGGCATGGATGGATGCACAGGCTGAGGTTAGCACCTAG